A section of the Oryzias melastigma strain HK-1 linkage group LG14, ASM292280v2, whole genome shotgun sequence genome encodes:
- the drd1b gene encoding dopamine receptor D1b, with protein sequence MDQNFSTVRDGRQLTAERDSSKRVLTGCFLSLLIFTTLLGNTLVCAAVTKFRHLRTKVTNFFVISLAISDLLVAILVMPWKAATEIMGFWPFGAFCNVWVAFDIMCSTASILNLCVISVDRYWAISSPFRYERKMTPKVACLMISAAWTLSVLISFIPVQLNWHKAQTTTYAELNGTYPLDLPPDNCDSSLNRTYAISSSLISFYIPVAIMLVTYTRIYRIAQKQIRRISALERAAESAKNRHSSMGNSSSMESESSFKMSFKRETKVLKTLSVIMGVFVCCWLPFFILNCMVPFCETNSPDGSTDFPCISSTTFDVFVWFGWANSSLNPIIYAFNADFRKAFSILLGCHRLCPGSNSIEIVSINNNMGGATSNPNCQYQPKSHIPKEGNNSASYVIPHSILCQEEELQKKEGCRGENEMGMVSNTLEKPSPAISGNLDSDTEVTLEKINPITQNGQHKAVSC encoded by the coding sequence ATGGATCAGAATTTCTCAACAGTGCGAGATGGCAGGCAGCTCACGGCGGAGAGAGACTCGTCAAAGCGGGTTCTGACAGGATGCTTCCTGTCCCTGCTCATCTTCACCACGCTACTAGGCAACACCCTCGTGTGTGCTGCCGTCACCAAGTTCCGACACCTGAGGACGAAGGTCACCAACTTCTTTGTCATCTCGCTGGCCATCTCTGACCTTCTGGTTGCTATTTTGGTGATGCCGTGGAAGGCAGCCACTGAGATCATGGGGTTTTGGCCGTTTGGAGCTTTCTGCAACGTCTGGGTGGCGTTTGACATCATGTGCTCCACAGCCTCAATCCTGAATCTTTGTGTGATCAGCGTCGATCGGTACTGGGCCATTTCCAGTCCGTTCCGCTACGAACGCAAGATGACTCCTAAAGTGGCGTGTCTCATGATAAGTGCCGCCTGGACTCTCTCCGTCCTCATCTCCTTCATCCCTGTCCAGCTGAACTGGCACAAAGCTCAAACCACCACCTACGCAGAGCTAAACGGGACGTACCCCTTAGATCTGCCCCCTGACAACTGCGACTCCAGCCTTAACAGGACGTACGCCATCTCCTCCTCCCTCATCAGCTTCTACATCCCTGTGGCGATTATGCTGGTCACCTACACTCGAATCTACCGCATCGCCCAGAAACAGATCCGGAGGATATCTGCCTTGGAGAGAGCAGCAGAGAGTGCCAAAAACCGCCACAGCAGCATGGGGAATAGTTCGAGCATGGAAAGCGAGAGCTCCTTCAAAATGTCGTTCAAACGAGAAACCAAAGTGTTAAAGACGCTCTCGGTCATCATGGGCGTGTTTGTGTGCTGCTGGTTGCCCTTCTTCATCCTGAACTGCATGGTTCCATTCTGCGAAACGAACTCGCCGGACGGCTCCACGGACTTCCCCTGCATCAGCTCCACCActtttgatgtgtttgtgtggttcGGCTGGGCGAACTCCTCACTGAACCCCATCATCTATGCCTTCAACGCAGACTTCCGCAAGGCCTTCTCCATCCTCCTGGGCTGCCACAGACTCTGTCCGGGGAGCAACTCCATCGAGATCGTCAGCATCAACAACAACATGGGCGGCGCTACCTCCAACCCCAACTGCCAGTATCAACCCAAGAGCCACATCCCGAAGGAGGGCAACAACTCAGCCAGCTACGTGATTCCACACAGCATCTTATGTCAGGAGGAGGAGTTACAAAAGAAAGAAGGATGTAGAGGGGAGAATGAGATGGGAATGGTGAGCAACACCCTGGAGAAACCCTCCCCAGCTATCTCTGGGAATTTAGACAGTGATACCGAGGTCACACTGGAAAAGATCAATCCTATAACCCAGAATGGGCAGCACAAAGCTGTGTCATGTTGA